The proteins below come from a single Armatimonadota bacterium genomic window:
- a CDS encoding ferritin-like domain-containing protein: MASKKIVDQLNKARARELQVVMQYMMQHYTATGVESLPVIDMFKEVAVEEMKHAEALGERIDYLGGTPTKQPDPITPGKNLREMLKLDLEAEEEAITLYRDIIKLCEKEGDVTSRTMMEGILADEEDHANQFQTALGR, encoded by the coding sequence ATGGCCAGCAAGAAGATCGTGGACCAACTCAACAAGGCGCGCGCGCGGGAGCTGCAGGTGGTGATGCAGTACATGATGCAGCACTACACCGCCACCGGGGTGGAGAGCCTGCCGGTGATTGACATGTTCAAGGAGGTCGCGGTCGAGGAGATGAAGCACGCCGAGGCCCTGGGCGAGCGCATTGACTACCTGGGCGGGACGCCCACCAAGCAGCCGGATCCCATCACGCCGGGCAAGAACCTGCGCGAAATGTTGAAGCTCGACCTCGAGGCGGAGGAGGAAGCGATCACCCTCTACCGCGACATCATCAAGCTGTGCGAAAAAGAGGGCGATGTCACCTCGCGCACGATGATGGAGGGCATCCTCGCCGACGAGGAGGACCACGCCAACCAGTTCCAGACCGCGCTGGGCCGGTAG